GGTCAATGAAGCGCGTTGCGAATGGCTGGTGCCGGGTATGATCCGAGAAAAAATCACCTCCCTGATAAAGGGATTGCCTAAACAAATACGCCGGGCTTGCGTACCGGTACCCGAGTTTGTGACAGCTGCTCTGACTGATATACCGTTTGGTAGCGGCCCGCTGACAGAATCCCTTGGGCGATTCATTCTCAAAAAAACCGGTGTTGAAGTACCACCGGACAGTTGGAACAGTGCTGATATACCCACCCATCTTCAAATGAATTTCCTGGTAGTAGATGATGCCAAGCAGGAACTGGGCATGGCACGAAACCTGGCTGCGCTGAGAGAAAAACTGGGCCAAGCCGCGCAAGTGACTTTTGCACGGGCCCCATCGCTGGATTTTGAACGGGAAAATATCACCACTTGGGACATTGGTGATTTGCCGGAAGTGATCACTTTCAAGCGCGGCGAAACGCAACTGACCGGCTACCCCGCACTGGCGGATGAAAGTGGGATTGTTTCAATCCGATTATTTGATACACAGGAAGCAGCCAATACTGCCATGCGAGAAGGTGTGCGCCGGCTGCTCAGACTGGTACTGCGTGAGCAGATCAAGCAACTTGAAAAGAGCCTGCCTGGTTTTACGCAAATGGCTATGCAGGCACGTACCATTGAAAACCCGGACGAACTCAGGGAAGATCTGCTGATTGCGATCACGGACCGTGCTTTCATTGGCGACGATGAGCTTCCCCGCAACGAAAAACAGTTCATCGCCCAGAAAGACCGTGCCCGCACCCGGCTAGCCGCTGTGACACAGGGAGCCTGCCGCATCACTGGGGAAATATTTACCGAATACCATGCCATCCAATCCAAACTTGGTGGCAAACTCCCACCGCCTTTGGTGACAGATATTCGGGAGCAGCTCGCCCACCTCATTTATAAAAATTTCATTTCGGCCACACCATGGGAGCAGTTGCAGCACCTGCCTCGTTACCTCAAAGCCATTTTGCGCCGAATTGAAAAATATCCTGGTGCTGCCGCACATGATGCACGCCATAGCGCTGCAGTCAAAGAACATTGGCAAGCTTACCAAACGCGGCTGGATAAACAGCGCAAAGCTGGCAACTCGGGTGCTGAACTCACCCAATTTCGCTGGATGATTGAGGAACTAAGGGTTTCGCTATTCGCGCAGGAATTAAAGACGCCTTATCCGGTATCAGCAAAGCGATTACAAAAGGTATGGGAAGGGATTAACAAGTCTTAATAACTCTCGGCAGCATTCGTTAGGCTGATAAAAGGCATTTGGATAACCGCTGAGGCGCGGAGGCGCTGAGAAAAAACAACCCTTGCACCAACTCATTATTGAGGCAAGGAATTACTTTCGTGCAACGTCTTGAAAAACCTCTGCGCCTCCGCGCCTCTGCGGTTAAAACTGTTTTTCTAGCGTGAAACTATTTCTTTTCCGGCTTCAAAAAAGTAATTACCTGCGCGTTAGGTGCATTTCTGGTGCCGCAACCTGCTTCACCATTTTCCAAGTCCAGCTCGGCTTCATGGATCAGATTGATTACATCCACATAATCCTTGTCTTTCACCATCATCAAAGCGGTTCTGCCGCCTTCGTTTTTAGCCTTGGGATCAGCACCGGCTTTCAGCAATACTTCTACCACACCGGCTTCACCGTAACCCGCAGCCACCATTAGCGGACGCGTACCGTATACAATCTGATGTTCGAAATCCGAACCAGCATCGATCAGCGCTTGCACCACATCCGGAAAGCCCCGATCCTGTTCAGCGTTATAGATCCCCTTCATCAAAGGGGTCCAACCCACTTCGTTTGTTGCCTTGATATCGGCTCCTGCTGCCAACAGCGCTTTGACCATTGCCAGATTGCCAGAATTAGCCGCAATCATAAGCAGGGTATCCCCTTCTGCATCACGCATATTCACATCGGCACCTGAGAGCAAACCGCTTACTTTTGATACATCACCGGATTTTACCGCATCCAATAATTCGTTAGACATGTGACATTCCTCTGCAAAATAGCCCTCTATTACCTCAAACCCTTTGCGTTTCGTCAACCCCTCTCTTGAAAGGGTAAATCCAAATCTAGCCGAAGCCCCCTATATAGCTAGTGTTTCTGGTATTACATCAAAAAAATTCCATGTCAAAGATTCCGGATTAAGTCTTAGGCGGGCAATAAAATCCGAATAATCTAAAAACCGACTTGATGGTATGATTTCATTTTTCGCAAAATCGTCTCTGAGCAAAATCACCCAAGCATGAATAAAACCATTACACAACGCATTGCTGAAGAAATTTCAGCACATGAGAAACAAGTCATTTCCGCCATTCAATTATTGGATGAGGGCGCGACCGTTCCTTTTATTTCCCGCTACCGTAAAGAAGTGACCGGTGGCCTGGATGACACACAATTGCGCAATCTTGAAGAAAGATTGGGTTATCTGCGTGAGCTGGAAGATCGCCGTTCCACGATCATCAAAAGCATTACTGACCAAGGGAAACTCACGCCTGAACTGGAGCTATCCATACAGACCGCAGCTACCAAGACAGATCTGGAAGACCTGTATCTTCCCTACAAACCCAAACGCCGCACCAAGGCACAGATTGCGCGTGAAGCCGGGTTAGAACCTTTGGCTCTGGCCTTGTTTGAAGACCCCACCCTGGATCCCGAACAAACCGCGCAAACTTATATTGATGCAGAAAAAGGAGTAGCAGATACAAAAGCGGCGCTGGATGGCGCGCGCCAGATACTGATGGAAAAGTTTGCTGAAGAAGCCACCTTGTTAGGCAAGCTGCGTGAATATATGTGGGAAAACGGTATTCTGAAATCTGCCATCGTTGCCGGCAAAGAAGAAGCCGGTGCAAAATTCGCTGATTATTTCGAATACAGTGAAGCCCTCAAGGCCATTCCGTCTCACCGTGCTTTGGCACTTTTCCGTGGCCGCAATGAAGAAATTCTGCAACTCACTTTGCTGTTGCCGGAAGATCTGGAAGAAAACGCCAGAATGCAACCCAATACCTGTGAACGCATGGTTGCCCAGCAATTTAATATCCGCGATGCCGGGCGCCCTGCAGACAAATGGCTGCTGGAAACAGTACGCTACACCTGGCGCATCAAGATTTTCCTGCACTTGGATGTAGAACTCATGATGCGCCTGAAAGAAAGCGCAGAACTGGAAGCCATCAAGGTATTCGCCCGTAATCTGCACGATTTGCTGTTGGCCGCCCCTGCTGGACCTAAGGCTATTCTCGGCCTGGACCCTGGTCTGCGTACCGGTGTTAAAGTGGCTGTTGTGGACGTCACCGGCAAGATGGTGGATACCGCTACCATCTTCCCGCACGCACCGCGCAATGACTGGGACAGATCGCTTGCCACACTTGCCCAACTGGCTAAAAAACACAAAGTGGAACTGATCAGCATTGGTAACGGCACCGCATCCCGCGAAACCGACAAGCTGGCTATGGATCTCATCAAACAGCTTCCTGAAATGAATATGAATAAGTTAGTAGTATCGGAAGCTGGCGCGTCAGTCTATTCCGCATCCGAATTCGCCGCAAAGGAATTCCCTGAACTGGACGTTACCCTGCGCGGAGCTGTTTCCATTGCCCGTCGCTTGCAAGACCCGTTGGCTGAACTGGTGAAAATCGATCCAAAATCCATTGGTGTCGGCCAATATCAGCACGATGTCAGCCAACCTGCATTGGCGCGCAGTCTGGTTGCTGTAGTGGAAGATTGTGTGAATGCAGTGGGTGTAGACGTCAATACCGCCTCGGCACCTTTACTCACGCGTGTTTCAGGGCTGAATGCCACTTTAGCGAAAAATATCGTGGATTACCGTGATCAGAACGGTGCTTTCAGTTCCCGTGACCAGCTAAAAAAAGTGCCGCGCCTGGGCGACAAAACCTACGAACAAGCTGCCGGATTTTTACGCATCATGAACGGCAACAATCCGCTGGATGCCTCCAGTGTTCACCCTGAAGCTTACCCGGTTGTAGAACGCATCGTGGCAGCCATCAAACGCGATATCAAATCAATTATCGGTGATACCGCCCTGCTACAAAAGCTCGACCCACGACAATTCACCGACGAACATTTCGGCTTGCCGACAGTAACGGATATTCTCAAGGAACTGGAAAAACCGGGACGTGACCCCCGCCCTGAATTCAAAACCGCCACCTTTCAGGAAGGCGTGGAAGATCTGAAAGACCTGATTCCCGGCATGATCCTTGAAGGCGTTATCACCAACGTCACCAATTTTGGCGCATTCGTGGATATTGGCGTTCATCAGGATGGGCTGGTGCATATTTCGGCATTAGCGGACAAGTTTGTCAAAGATCCGCATTCCGTAGTGAAAGCCGGAGATGTGGTAAAGGTAAAAGTACAGGAAGTGGACGAAAAGCGCCGTCGCGTTGCGCTGACCATGCGTTTGAATGATACTGGCAGCCCAGTACAGGCAAAAACCTCGTCACCGGCTAACAACAAGCCACAACGCAAACCTGAATCCAAACCTCAAGTGCAAGACGGTGCCATGGCTGCAGCTTTTGCCAAGTTTGGTAAAAAATAAGCCTTCATGCAATTTATTGCACAGGGCCAAATTACACCAATTGGATAGCAGCAGGTTCCCTCACCCCTTGTGGGAGAGGGACAGGGGGAGGGAGTAACTTGTCAGTTTGCTTTACTCACAAAGAAATCAGCATTAACGTAAATAACGCTATGAATACCAACCCGTTTTCTTCACTACCCGCCTTTCGCCATGCATTTAACACTGGCCTTTCAGCGATGCTTAAAAATGGCGGACTGGGTCCATTTATTCTAGTTTGCGCCAACGCATCTTTTGATCAGGAAATTCAAACAGCCACTTCAACAGCACTTTCCACCTTGTATGAATCACTCAAAACAAGCTTCGGCAACGCGCTGGAAGAAGGCAGGACCCTACAGGAAGTAGAAGAAGATCTGCTGGTGTTTCTCAAAATTAATGCGATTGGATTAGACAAACTCAAATCCACAGAAAATCGGACAGAAGATAAATGGACGCTGCAATTCAACCATCTGCGTGCTTTCCGTCCCAAACGTATTACCACCACTATTCCGCCGGGTATTCGTGCTGATTTTGACGACAATGGTTTCCACTTCAACAAGGGGTTCATGCAGAAGGAAGCCTTCTGGGCTGGCGAAGTCGCCGATAAATCTACCACGCTCTATTACAATAAATACCCCTTTGTGGATTTCCATGGATTACTGGTACCAGAGCGCGAAAAATGCCACCCCCAGTACCAGACAGAAGCTTTCAACAGCTATATGTGGGCATTGACACAAGAGCTGGCGCAGACTCTGCCGGGTGTGGGCTTTGGCTATAATTCCCTTGGGGCTTTTGCTTCGGTCAACCATTTGCACTTCCAGATGTATGTCCGTCCAGCCGGTATGCCTGTGATGCATCCCGACTGGCAACACAATGGGGGCACAGATGCTTACCCAACTTCGGTTACAGTTTGTCTCACGGCACAAGATGCCTGGCATGCAATCGAACGCCTGCACCAATTAGAAATCCCCTACAACCTGCTCTACACGCCGGGCAAGCTGTATCTGTTCCCGCGCAAGAAACAAGGCACTTACCCTCAGCCTGCATGGACCAGCGGGTTTACCTGGTATGAAATGGCGGGGGGCATGATCAGCTTTAACCGAGATGATTATGAAAAACTAAATACCCAGACAATCTCTCAAGAACTAGCACAGTTAGCCATTACGGCATAACCTGTTCTTCACCAAACTAAAAACATGCATAGAATCATATCGATTCTGCTCTGCTTCGCGTAAAATAAACAAATGATACAGACTCCCCCACCAATAAATTCCTACCGTAAATACTGGGCAAAACGCTTCGGCGTTGCCCCTGTACTGCCCATGTCACGTGCCGAAATGGACAAGCTTGGCTGGGATAGCTGCGACATTATTCTCGTCACCGGTGACGCCTATATTGACCACCCTAGCTTCGGCATGGCACTGGTAGGAAGACTCCTGGAAGACCAGGGGTTCCGCGTGGGGATCATCAGCCAGCCGGACTGGCAAAGCGCCAAAGCCTTTGCTGCACTGGGCAAACCCAATCTGTTTTACGGAGTGACGGCCGGCAACATGGATTCCATGGTCAACCGCTACACTTCAGATCGTAAACTGCGTTCAGATGACGCCTACACGCCTGATGGTGCAGGCGGTAAGCGCCCTGACAGAACCGTGGTTGTTTACTCTCAGCGCTGCAGGGAAGCGTATGGTGGTGTGCCTGTTATCATCGGCGGCATTGAAGCCAGCCTGCGCCGTATTGCCCAGTATGATTACTGGTCAGACAAAGTACGCCGCTCAGTACTGCCGGATTCCAAAGCGGACATGCTGCTTTTCGGCAATGCAGAACGCGCCCTGGTAGAAGTAGCGCACAGATTGGCCCGTGGCGAAGCCATTTCAGATATAAAAGATGTGCGCGGCACCGCAATCATGCGCAACGAAGTACCGGAAGGCTGGAGCGAAATCGACTCCAGTCACCTGGACACTCCCGGCCCTGTTGCGCCTAAGCTCAATCCCTATGACTGGGATGAAAACAAAAAAGATAAAGCCTGCGATCAGGATAATCCAAAGCCGCCAGCAGAAAGCAATGTGCTGCCGCTACAGTTCCAGCACCGCAAGGTAATGAAGCTGGACCGCGCAACCAGCGTTATCCGCCTGCCATCTTACGAGCAGGTCGGTGAAGATCCGGTGCTCTACGCCCATGCTTCACGTATTCTGCATACGGAATCCAATCCGGGTAACGCGCGTGCATTAGTGCAAAAACACGGCAAACGCGATGTATGGATCAACCCGCCACCCATTCCGCTGACCACACCTGAGATGGACCATGTCTATGGTCTGCCTTACAACCGCCTGCCGCATCCGTCTTACGGCAATGCCAAAATTCCCGCATATGAGATGATCCGGTTTTCGATCAACATCATGCGCGGCTGTTTTGGCGGGTGTACCTTTTGCTCTATTACAGAACATGAAGGGCGTATTATCCAGAGCCGGTCAGAAGAATCCGTTTTAACCGAAATTGAAGAAATCCGCGACAAAGTACCGGGTTTCACCGGCATTATTTCTGATTTGGGCGGCCCTACCGCCAATATGTATCGCCTCGCTTGCAAAAGCCCCAAAATCGAATCCGCCTGCCGATTATTATCCTGCGTCTTTCCGGAAGTCTGCAGTAATCTGGGCACCGATCACGCTCCGTTGATTCAACTCTACCGCAAAGCCAGAGCGATTCCTGGCATCAAGAAGATTCTGATCAGTTCAGGCCTGCGATATGACTTGGCTGTACTCAATCCAGAATACGTTAAAGAACTGGTCACACACCATGTGGGCGGCTATCTCAAGATTGCACCGGAACACATTGAGGAAGGCCCACTTTCCAAGATGATGAAACCGGGTATTGGTGCGTATAACAAATTTAAAGAGTTATTTGAAAAATACTCGAAAGAAGCAGGTAAAGAGCAATATTTAATTCCCTATTTCATCGCAGCCCACCCCGGCACCACAGATGAAGACATGCTGAATCTTGCGCTATGGCTTAAAAAGAACAGCTTCCGCCTGGATCAGGTACAAAACTTTCTGCCCTCTCCAATGGCGCTGGCAACGGCCATGTACTATTCAGGCAAGAATCCGCTATGCAAAGTCACTAGAGATAGCGAAGCCGTCAAGAGCCCTAAATCAGCCACAACACGCAGACTGCATAAAGCTTTTTTGCGGTATCACGACCCCAACAACTGGCCACTCATCCGCGATGCGCTCAAAAACATGGGCCGCAGCGATTTGATCGGCAATGGCAAACAACACCTCGTACCCCACTGGCAACCAATGGGAACAGGCCTGGCACACGAAGGTGCCCGACGCCCCGGAGCAGATGCGACGCGCCGCACCCCACACCCGGCAACAACAAGAACCATTACCCCCACGCGCAAAGCCCCCACCAGGACTTCAGGGAAGCGCAAAGCCGAAGGACGAGGACGTTAAATGGATCAGGCCAGGATCAATCAGTGTATTGAGATAGCGTGCGAGAAGGGATGCACAGAAGTGAACGCAATTATCGAAAAACTGGAAACTGGCTTGCCTGTTCCTGAAGCCAGCATGCTGAACGAAGCAGAACAAGAAGTGCTGCTTCAGGAATTGAAGTCCATCATGGCAGTATACGAAAGTAAGTAGGCTTAATAGGTTTGGCGCTTAAGTTTGATAATGACAAGAGGTGGTTAAATGCATTTTTTAACCGCAGAGGCGCAGAGGCGCGGAGGCGCTGAGAAAGATTGCGTCACCTAGCTAGTTCCCATCTGGAGACGCTATATCCCCTCTCCCCTTGTGGGAGAGGGGAGAGGGGTTAAATTTCAAGGCGTCACCACCCTCTCCCTGGCCCTCCCCCATCAAAGGGGAGACAAAAATAGATGTTTCCGGATGAGAACTAGCTATTTCTATCAGAGCGTTTTGGCTTTATCTGTCTCTGGATTGCACTTATTCAGTTTAAAGTACTAGTTGTTCTCTGCGCCTCCGCGCCTCTGCGGTAAAGTTTTTAAAAAAACCATTACCCGCCTGCTAACATTTGCCTAATGACTAGCCAGCTTGCCCATCTCTGTCAGGATTGAATAAACCAGCTCACGCCCCTGCACGCTCATCCCTTTGGCCAACTTATCGGCATCCCGCTCACCGTTCACCAGTTGCCGCATCATCCCGCCCAATTTCGCCATATCCCCACCGGCCTTGACCATTTGCTCAGCCATATTCGCCAAAAGCTGCAATGCCTGCGTATCACCCTTGCCTGCTGCATCAATCATGGTGGCCAAGCCTGGTGCAGCCAGACCGGCATCCGGTTTGGCGTTAGGGTCAGGCAACGTTGCCGGATTTTGAATACCGCGAAGAATCGCTTCAACAATCACGCCATCTTCCTCATCTAACCCCATAGTCAGACTGACATCGCGACGTCCATTCAAAATCTGGCGAATAATCATGACAAGATTGCCCCAACCATTCTGGACAGACATTTCAAGTACAGGTTCCAGTTCCGGGAGCATTGCACGGTTACTGCAAGCCATCACAACGCGCGTAATAAGCGCTGCATGCGCCTGAATAATTTGTTGCTGCCTTGGGGGCAATGCTGACATCTTATCGATCTCCAGAAATAGGTAAAAGCCGAAAAAGGCATAAGTAATTTATATAATAACAAAACTCAGCAATCAATAAACAACTGTTGCCGATATGAGCAATCTACGCAATACTAGATTCCATGAAAAAACTTACCTGCTTATATGTTGTATTAGCCCTGCTTATTGGCGGATGTACAGGCCTGCCAAGCAAAATGGAGCAACCAACCGTCACCATTTCCAGCATCAACTTGCTACGTGCTACTTTTCTGGAACAAACCTACCAGATGCAGCTACGCATTCAAAATCCAAACGATTTTGCACTGCAGATTGATGGCCTTTCGTACGAACTGGAAGTCAATGACAAACCCTTTGCCAAAGGCTTAAGCAACAAACCTATTACTGTTCCGCAATATGGTACAGAATTATTAGAGGTGGAAGGTATCAGCACACTGGCCAGTTTGCTACGCCAGTTTTCCGAAATGGATAAAACCCAAACCAGCATGCATTACCACCTGAAAGGTAAGTTAAACCTGCGCAATGCTGCAATGCCCATCCCATTTGACTACAAAGGGGAAGTTGCGATACCCACGCGGGAAAAAACATTGTAAATGTTTAAAGTTTGTCGAAAAAGTGCAATGCCTTTATAAAAAATAATGGGACTTGCATGATCATACCAATGAAATCAATGAAAGTTATATTGCAAGTTTTTTCCTCTGAATACACAAAGCATCCATCCCCTGCAATAAGTGAGATGACAAGAATGTGGTGGTTGGTTGAAAGTCCAGAATATGATGCCTAATATGTACCAAAATATGACGTTATTGTATATATCACATTGTTATATGACAAAAAGTTATCTTATTTATGGAAGTATCAGACGTCAATTAGGACGCCTAATAAATGTTAGAACTCTCAAAGGAGACAAGTATGACCTCTACTAGGCAATCATTCACCACACAAGGGCAGTGCCCAGTTATTGGTCGTCCTGTTTCATTGAGCGGCATTCGAGTGTCATTGATCGGTTCCACCGCAATCGCAGAAAAAAC
This genomic window from Sulfurirhabdus autotrophica contains:
- a CDS encoding LEA type 2 family protein — protein: MKKLTCLYVVLALLIGGCTGLPSKMEQPTVTISSINLLRATFLEQTYQMQLRIQNPNDFALQIDGLSYELEVNDKPFAKGLSNKPITVPQYGTELLEVEGISTLASLLRQFSEMDKTQTSMHYHLKGKLNLRNAAMPIPFDYKGEVAIPTREKTL
- a CDS encoding Tex family protein; this encodes MNKTITQRIAEEISAHEKQVISAIQLLDEGATVPFISRYRKEVTGGLDDTQLRNLEERLGYLRELEDRRSTIIKSITDQGKLTPELELSIQTAATKTDLEDLYLPYKPKRRTKAQIAREAGLEPLALALFEDPTLDPEQTAQTYIDAEKGVADTKAALDGARQILMEKFAEEATLLGKLREYMWENGILKSAIVAGKEEAGAKFADYFEYSEALKAIPSHRALALFRGRNEEILQLTLLLPEDLEENARMQPNTCERMVAQQFNIRDAGRPADKWLLETVRYTWRIKIFLHLDVELMMRLKESAELEAIKVFARNLHDLLLAAPAGPKAILGLDPGLRTGVKVAVVDVTGKMVDTATIFPHAPRNDWDRSLATLAQLAKKHKVELISIGNGTASRETDKLAMDLIKQLPEMNMNKLVVSEAGASVYSASEFAAKEFPELDVTLRGAVSIARRLQDPLAELVKIDPKSIGVGQYQHDVSQPALARSLVAVVEDCVNAVGVDVNTASAPLLTRVSGLNATLAKNIVDYRDQNGAFSSRDQLKKVPRLGDKTYEQAAGFLRIMNGNNPLDASSVHPEAYPVVERIVAAIKRDIKSIIGDTALLQKLDPRQFTDEHFGLPTVTDILKELEKPGRDPRPEFKTATFQEGVEDLKDLIPGMILEGVITNVTNFGAFVDIGVHQDGLVHISALADKFVKDPHSVVKAGDVVKVKVQEVDEKRRRVALTMRLNDTGSPVQAKTSSPANNKPQRKPESKPQVQDGAMAAAFAKFGKK
- a CDS encoding ankyrin repeat domain-containing protein — encoded protein: MSNELLDAVKSGDVSKVSGLLSGADVNMRDAEGDTLLMIAANSGNLAMVKALLAAGADIKATNEVGWTPLMKGIYNAEQDRGFPDVVQALIDAGSDFEHQIVYGTRPLMVAAGYGEAGVVEVLLKAGADPKAKNEGGRTALMMVKDKDYVDVINLIHEAELDLENGEAGCGTRNAPNAQVITFLKPEKK
- a CDS encoding GDP-D-glucose phosphorylase 1 family protein — encoded protein: MNTNPFSSLPAFRHAFNTGLSAMLKNGGLGPFILVCANASFDQEIQTATSTALSTLYESLKTSFGNALEEGRTLQEVEEDLLVFLKINAIGLDKLKSTENRTEDKWTLQFNHLRAFRPKRITTTIPPGIRADFDDNGFHFNKGFMQKEAFWAGEVADKSTTLYYNKYPFVDFHGLLVPEREKCHPQYQTEAFNSYMWALTQELAQTLPGVGFGYNSLGAFASVNHLHFQMYVRPAGMPVMHPDWQHNGGTDAYPTSVTVCLTAQDAWHAIERLHQLEIPYNLLYTPGKLYLFPRKKQGTYPQPAWTSGFTWYEMAGGMISFNRDDYEKLNTQTISQELAQLAITA
- a CDS encoding YgiQ family radical SAM protein → MIQTPPPINSYRKYWAKRFGVAPVLPMSRAEMDKLGWDSCDIILVTGDAYIDHPSFGMALVGRLLEDQGFRVGIISQPDWQSAKAFAALGKPNLFYGVTAGNMDSMVNRYTSDRKLRSDDAYTPDGAGGKRPDRTVVVYSQRCREAYGGVPVIIGGIEASLRRIAQYDYWSDKVRRSVLPDSKADMLLFGNAERALVEVAHRLARGEAISDIKDVRGTAIMRNEVPEGWSEIDSSHLDTPGPVAPKLNPYDWDENKKDKACDQDNPKPPAESNVLPLQFQHRKVMKLDRATSVIRLPSYEQVGEDPVLYAHASRILHTESNPGNARALVQKHGKRDVWINPPPIPLTTPEMDHVYGLPYNRLPHPSYGNAKIPAYEMIRFSINIMRGCFGGCTFCSITEHEGRIIQSRSEESVLTEIEEIRDKVPGFTGIISDLGGPTANMYRLACKSPKIESACRLLSCVFPEVCSNLGTDHAPLIQLYRKARAIPGIKKILISSGLRYDLAVLNPEYVKELVTHHVGGYLKIAPEHIEEGPLSKMMKPGIGAYNKFKELFEKYSKEAGKEQYLIPYFIAAHPGTTDEDMLNLALWLKKNSFRLDQVQNFLPSPMALATAMYYSGKNPLCKVTRDSEAVKSPKSATTRRLHKAFLRYHDPNNWPLIRDALKNMGRSDLIGNGKQHLVPHWQPMGTGLAHEGARRPGADATRRTPHPATTRTITPTRKAPTRTSGKRKAEGRGR